Genomic segment of Oryza sativa Japonica Group plastid, complete genome:
CTGGTAATAATATCAGCAAAAGAACGTTCTCCCGTGCTTCCAGACATGCTGAGCTCCCCAAATTTTTGTACATTCAAAAAAGGAATTGATTCCGTAAAAGATGGGATCAACCAGTAAATAGAAAATTACTGATATTTCATCCTTGTGAGATTGTCAATTTTGTACCAAAGGTGTATTTTGAGTATACCAAATTAGTATAGCTATCCTTCCTATGGCACAGCAATCCTGTTTCGCTTGGTCTCGAAACAGAATTCTTTTTTTCTCTTCTTTGTTCCTTGTCTATAGGGTAAGCTATATGGTATTCAAGGCATCAATAGAAAACCTCAATTTTGAGGGTCCTACTTAATTTTCACCGGCTTCGGAATAGTAGAATAATTCGGAATAGGGCTCAAGATCTTGGGAAAATCTAAGTTAATGATCAACAGGTTTGGATAAAGAATTTAGGAAAGATATTCTTATACTGACACAATACAAAGAGAAGTAGATGCGAAAGCTATCCCTTCGAATCCAACCTTTCCCCTTAAAGAATTTAATTGGTTAGCATAATATAATATCTAATAAATAGAAAATCAAATAGTAGATAATCTGTTATGAAAGAGAGAAAACATTCTTTGAAGAATCAAGATTCGTAATCAACCCTTGCCTTGTTTACTAACTTTCTTGACCAAACTGCAAGCGTGGAACTTTGCCAGTTCTTAGGTTTCCGAAATAGTGTAATGGAAAAAGAAGTGCTTCGAATCGACTTTGATTGGGGTTCGAAAAAGGAATTAAAAAAAAGTAAATTCAGGAAAGATTTCCTTTTTTTAGGAGACCCTCGAGGGGTCGTGGAATGCTTTTCTTCTCCTCTTATTCCATATGGAATACAATCAATTAAAATAAGAAGGAATAGGGGAATATTCGACTGTTCGCTCCAAAAAGAAGGTTAAATCATCCTATTGAAAAAGACCAAAATAGAAAGAACTTTTTCAAATTCAATTCTTTATTTTTCACTGGGGTTAGCTGATCTAGTTCTTAATATTTTTACTTTACTCAATTGACAGATTACACAGCAAATCTCTTGATTCGGAATTAGGGACTCATGCCCCATCTGATGAATCCATTTTCTTTTACACTTCTGTATCTCACTCTATCTTGTTTTTTAGTATTATCTAAAATAACCGATGAATTATGAATTTTCCATAACTTAGGTAAGTGCTTTACCAACATATGTAGTGTAGTAAAAAAAATGGAATTTAACCCTTTCATGCTTACTATAACTAGTTATTTCGGTTTTCTATTGGCTGCTTTAACTCTAACCCTAGCTCTATTTATTGGCTTGAACAAGATACGTCTTATTTGAAATGAATTGAATGAATAAGGCAGAAAAGAAAAAATCTCTCTTTTGGATTCCTGGTATTCTACGCACTAATTACCAATTCTTTTTTTCTTGGTCATTGAGATTCGTGGATAATTTAGACTACTATTTAGGGATAAATCGTACCTCTTTTTTTTATCCCCTCGAACAAATCGAAATGATTGAAGTTTTTCTATTTGGAATCGTCTTAGGCCTAATTCCTATTACTTTAGCGGGATTATTCGTGACTGCGTATTTGCAATACAGACGTGGGGATCAGTTGGATCTTTGATTGAGTAATATTTCTTTTTTGATTGCCCTCCTCTCTGGTCTGGAGGAGGTCAAATTGGAATTGCAATTTGTTTTGTTAAGTTATTTTGCCCTGCTTCGACATAAGATAGATGGAATCACGCTCTGTAGGATTTGAACCTACGACATCGGGTTTTGGAGACCCGCGTTCTACCGAACTGAACTAAGAGCGCTTTCAAAAATCAAATCCTTTTCTACTCCTAATGTGTCTCACGTACGTATAGTATCCACAAATTCAAGTTATACCCGCTTTAATCGACCTCCTCACTACTGCCTATAAAGAAGAAAGAAGTAATAGGTAGGGATGACAGGATTTGAACCTGTGACATTTTGTACCCAAAACAAACGCGCTACCAAGCTGCGCTACATCCCTTTTCCAAATTGTTGTACAATGTCATTGTACACAATTCCTATCTTGTTTTCCACATCCTAATTTTCTTGTCTTTTTCTATCTATAGAGAATCCTCGTGTCATTTCTTCTTTTTGGTCTCATATAATCAAGGAATGGTATATATCTAAATCCAATCTAATTTCACCTATAAAAGAAAGATTACTATTCCTTGGTAATCTATAGGAAGGGATTGTCTTTTTCGTTTTTAGTTCGGAATTTCGCCTAAACAAAAGAAATACAAATGATCTTGGGCAATAATATCTGATCATATACGTATTCCAATAAGGAAGGAGGATTTTCAATGCGGGATATAAAAACATATCTCTCTGTAGCACCCGTCGTAAGTACTCTATGGTTTGGGGCTTTACGAGGTTTATTGATAGAAATTAATCGTTTATTTCCAGATGCTTTGTCATTCCCCTTTTTTTCATTCTAGTTGTTGCTATGTGAGGAATAGAGTTCTTCGTGACATGATAAAAAATTCCCACTTTTCAATCCCTTTTTAGTATAGGAAAGAAAAAGAAAGAAAAGATAGATTGGGTTGGACCTTAGAGTCATGAAAAATTTGGTAAATCTCATTTTTGAAAAAAGAAATTCAATTAAAAGCAGTATCCAAGCTAAGTCAGGCCTCAGAAATCAGAGCATAGAAAGAGGCTGGGTTGGCTACTAAAATGAAAGGATTTTGCTTCAAAATCCTTGCTAATTTGACAAGGATTGTATTCCTTAATTATTTCTCTATTTTTTATTACTTAATTGAAAAATTTCCAAAAATTTTTATTCTAATGGATTTTCTTCTTCCTCTTCGGTTTCAAAATAGAGGAATAAAAGAATAAGTAGAAGAATTAAGTTAAGTCAATCCAAAAAGGAAAGGAGGTTCATGGCCAAGGGGAAAGATGTTAGAATCAGAGTTATTTTGCAATGTGTGAGTTGTGTTCGAAAAGGGGCCAATGAGGAGTCGGCAGGGATTTCTAGATATAGTACTCAAAAGAATCGCCACAATACACCCGGACAATTAGAATTAAGAAAATTTTGTCGTTATTGTCGTAAGCATACGATTCATGCCGAAATAAAGAAATAGGAGCATCTTGTGTTCGATCTTTCCAAAGATCAAAAAGAATAAGAACTTCCTATTTAATATATAGAGCATAGATAGAATACAAAATACAAATCAACTTGTCTGATTTCCATTAGATATTATTTCATATGTATCGAGGGTATTCATCTAATATATGGACCAAAGAGAGACTATTTCTTCTGGATCCAAAATTAATAAAATAAACAAATCAATTTTTTTTTCAATTTTAAAATAAGGAATAAATCATGTATACATCTAAACAACCCTTTCATAAATCCAAACAAACTTTTCATAAATCCAAGCAAACTTTTCGTAAATCCAAGCAAACTTTTCGTAAATTCAAACAACCTTTTCGCAAACCCAAACAACCTTTTCGTAGGCGTCCTCGGATTGGCCCGGGGGATCGAATTGATTATAGAAACATGAGTTTAATTAATCGATTTATTAGTGAACAAGGAAAAATATTATCGAGACGAATAAATAGATTAACCTTGAAACAACAACGATTAATTACTCTTGCTATAAAACAGGCTCGTATTTTATCTTTCTTACCATTTCGTAACTATGAGAATGAGAAACAATTTCAAGCCCAGTCAATTTCAATAATTACAGGTCCTAGACCCAGAAAAAATAGACATATTCCTCCATTAACACAAAAGTTCAATTCCAATCGAAACTTAAGAAACTCCAACCAGACTTTAAGAAACACCAATCGGAACTTAAGTTCCGATTGTTGATGTTTTATTCGAAAGGGCCAGACTATATATAAAGAAAGTAATCCAATTTAGATTCTTGGGTTTGTTATAAGAAAGAACAATGGGGAAGAAAAAATAGTTTTTTTATTTATTGCAACATGCTCGTTGATTCCTACCACTTAATCTTAATTTATTGTATCTTCCCGGAGTTACCTCTCCGGGAATTCTTTTTTAATTATTCCTGTATATTACTTTTTTATCCCTTTAATTGATAATCTTTATTTTATTGGAAATCGTGTAAAGATTATTTGAATTTAATACAGCTACTTGTGCAAGGATTTTACGATTAAGAATCAATTCTTTCTTGTAAAGATTGTGTATTAATTTACTATAATTATCGAATACTTTATGTATCCGCGTTGCTGCGTTTATCCGACTGATCCACAAACGCCGAAAATCCCTCTTTTGCCTGACTCTATCTCGATGAGAGGAAACAAACGCTCTTCTTACCTGTTGAGTAATCATTCGATTAAGTCTTAAATGAGCCCCTCTAAAGTTTGAGGCAAATGAACGCATTTTTGCCCGTCGTCTCCGAGCTATATATCCTCGCGGAACTCTGGTCATTGAATCAAATTAACCTTAATGAATAACTAATGATTTCTCTTCTTTTAGCCATCCTTTTTCCCATTAATAACAAAACGAATTATTCCCATATATAAAATATTAGTTCCAATGGCTTTTGCTACTATAACCTTCCCAACCACAATTTTCTCTTCTACTCCCTTCAGCTTATTTCGCACGATACTAAAAAATAGTGGGTTCCATCGTTTCTATGGTTCCCTTTTAAACGGCGAGGCCCTCTCTATACACCGGAGCCCTTTCTTTCATTTCATCAAAGGGTATTGTGAACTTGTATAGTTCACATTCTTTGGCTCTACCTATCCATTATAGAGTAAATAGCTCTTTTCACAATAAGAGTTATCCATACAGTGACGGCATTTAATTATGAAAGTTGGCTAAGTAGCTGACCCTCTTAGTCCGTTTTTTTAAGATAAAGGAGCATAAGCCTTTATCTTTTTATTACTATTTCCTCCGCTTAATGAATAGCCGTTTGCTACCAATGGGGGAATTGCTTCTTATTTCCAATCTAGATGATTGGATTTGCACCAAAGGAAACCAGAAATTCCATATACCGTAGAAATCTAGGATAGAGAAGCTCTATCCTATTCATTGGTACCGATCATGGATACTTCAAAAATTGTCTTATTTGTTTGAACCCATGATCCGAACGAGTCGCACATACACCCTAGCACATGTTCCTCGACGCTGAGGACATCCCTTAAGCGCGGCCGATTTTCTAGCATTTCGTATTGGCTGTCTTGCGTTTCTAATAAGTTGTTTAACCGTTGGCATGTCGTATGTATATAGAAAAAATGGATTGGTTTAGATCGATCTTAACCTGAATGATTGATCATTATGAAGTATTTCCATTAAATTGCATAAAACCCGAATTTAGGGTTGAAATAAATTTACAAGAAATCTGGCCACTACCAATCCTTAAACATTTCTGGAAACCACACTGGATCAGTATCGCAGTGCTCGTCAAGCATTTCATCCCCTACAATATCGACAAGTCCATAAGCTTTGGCTTCGTCTGCTGACATAAAAACATCCCTTTCCATGTCTTCGGATACAACCCAAAAAGGCTTGCCTGTTCTTAGTGCATAAACCCTTGTGATCATTTCGCGAACTTTGTGTAACTCTTCCACTTCTAGTAAAAATTCTGGTGTTCTTGCCCGATAATAAGCACTAGCAGGTTGGTGAAGCATAATCCTCGCGTGGGGGAATGCTATACGCTTGGTGGGTTCTCCTCCAAGCAGAATGAAGGACGGCATGGACGCGGCTATTCCTAGGCATGTTGTATATATATTTGGTGTTACCGTTTGCATCGTATCAAAAATCGCCATTCCTGAGATTAACCAACCGCCGGGGGAGTTTATAAACAAAAAAATATCGCTACTTCCATCTTCTATACTGAGATATACCATGAGACCTGTAATATGATTCGTGACCTCGCAACGAATCTCTTGACCTAAAAAAAGTGTCCTTTCTCGATACATAACATTGTATAAGTCAACCCAAGTCGCTTCTTCATCTCCGGGAATCCGGTAAGGTACTTTTGGAACACCAATGGGCATATTAGATTAATATTATTAAATTTAAGTAAGAAAACTACACTTTAATATGGAAACGTAAGAATGGAAGAGAAAGAAAGAATCCGCAGTTTATTGTTTTCACGTTTTTTTCTTATTCTATATGAATACTATAGATTCTATTAAGTACGTAGATTGAAATAATACATAGATTGAAAGATTATACATATAAGTAGGATAAGACAGATTGAATAAAGAAAAAAGAATGGTGATTCGAATACTAAACAAAAAGAGATAGGGATCTATTCTTCGTTTTTTCCAAATAAGCCAAGCTGCCCATTGCATATTGGCACTTATCGAGTATAGAAGATCTGCTTCTCTTTCTTCTTACGAACAGAATTGGCTTCTTATTTTTAATGGAATGAAATAAATATTCACGCTTTCTGACACAGAATCCCCTAGAAGGGTTAGGTACATAGGATATGGATAGTCTTTGCCAATGCGATAAAATAAAGTGACATCGTGTCTATTTTTCTTTGCTAAAGGGGTATTTCCATGGGTTTGCCTTGGTATCGTGTTCATACTGTCGTATTGAATGATCCGGGTCGATTGCTTTCGGTGCATATAATGCACACAGCTCTAGTTTCTGGTTGGGCTGGCTCGATGGCTTTATACGAATTAGCGGTTTTTGATCCCTCTGATCCTGTTCTGGATCCAATGTGGAGACAAGGTATGTTCGTCATTCCTTTCATGACTCGTTTAGGAATAACCAATTCGTGGGGTGGTTGGAGTATTTCAGGAGGAACTGTAACGAATCCGGGTATTTGGAGTTATGAAGGCGTGGCAGGGGCGCATATTGTGTTTTCTGGCTTGTGTTTCTTGGCAGCTATCTGGCATTGGGTATATTGGGACCTCGAAATATTCTGTGATGAGCGGACGGGAAAACCTTCTTTGGATTTGCCCAAGATCTTTGGAATTCATTTATTTCTTGCAGGGGTGGCTTGCTTTGGCTTTGGCGCATTTCATGTAACTGGTTTGTATGGTCCTGGGATATGGGTGTCTGATCCTTATGGACTAACTGGAAAAGTACAAGCTGTAAATCCGGCGTGGGGTGCAGAAGGTTTTGATCCTTTTGTTCCGGGGGGAATAGCTTCTCATCATATTGCTGCGGGTACATTGGGCATATTAGCGGGCCTATTCCATCTTAGTGTCCGTCCACCTCAACGTCTATACAAAGGATTACGTATGGGCAATATTGAAACTGTACTTTCCAGTAGTATCGCTGCTGTTTTTTTTGCAGCTTTCGTAGTTGCCGGAACTATGTGGTATGGGTCAGCAACTACCCCAATTGAATTGTTTGGGCCTACTCGTTATCAGTGGGATCAGGGATACTTTCAGCAAGAAATATATCGAAGAGTTAGTGATGGGTTAGCCGAAAATCTCAGTTTATCAGAAGCTTGGTCTAAAATTCCCGAAAAATTAGCCTTTTATGATTATATTGGTAATAATCCGGCAAAGGGGGGATTATTCAGAGCAGGCTCAATGGACAATGGGGATGGAATAGCTGTTGGATGGTTAGGACATCCTATCTTTAGAGATAAAGAAGGGCGCGAACTTTTTGTACGCCGTATGCCTACTTTTTTTGAAACATTTCCGGTTGTTTTGGTAGATGAAGAGGGAATTGTGAGAGCGGACGTTCCTTTTAGAAGAGCAGAATCCAAATATAGTGTTGAACAAGTAGGCGTAACGGTGGAGTTCTATGGTGGCGAACTTAATGGAGTAAGTTATTCTGATCCTGCTACTGTAAAAAAATATGCGAGGCGTTCCCAATTAGGGGAAATTTTTGAATTAGATCGGGCTACTTTGAAATCAGATGGTGTTTTTCGCAGCAGTCCAAGGGGTTGGTTCACTTTTGGTCATGCTACCTTTGCTTTGCTCTTCTTTTTCGGACACATTTGGCATGGGGCTAGAACCTTGTTCGCAGATGTTTTTGCTGGTATTGATCCAGACTTAGATGCTCAAGTGGAATTTGGAGCAATCCAAAAACGTGGAGATCCAACTACAGGGAGACAGCCAGTCTGAGGCCGCATTGCTTTGGTATCTTTCACCTCTCTTTTTTGATTTGACATGGGAAACATCTCCCATCCCTTCTTTGACTCTTTTTCCTTTTTTATACGGGAAATGATCCCAAATGACAAATGAATAGGTGTGGAAGTTATAATTGTAAATAAACCACGATCGAATCTATGGAAGCATTGGTTTATACGTTCCTTTTAGTTTCGACTTTAGGGATAATTTTTTTCGCTATCTTCTTCCGAGAACCACCTAAGGTTCCGACTAAAAAAGTGAAATAATTTAATTGAAGTAAGAAGTCTCCCCATCTGGGAGACTTCTTACTTCAATTAGTCCCCGTGTTCTTCGAATGGATCTCTTAATTGTTGAGAGGGTTGCCCAAACGCGGTATATAAGGCATACCCAGTAAAGCTTACAAGTAAACCAGATATGGAGATGGCGACTAAAGTTGCTGTTTCCATTTTTATAGAATTTCAAGATTACAATGGATCTACGAAAAGATCGTGTATTTACAACTACAACGGAATAGTATACAAAGTCAACACAAATCATTAAATGGAATTTATGGCTACACAAACCGTTGAAGATAGTTCTAGACCTGGACCAAGACAAACTCGCGTAGGTAATTTATTGAAACCCTTGAATTCGGAATATGGGAAAGTAGCTCCGGGTTGGGGGACTACTCCTTTTATGGGGGTCGCAATGGCTTTATTCGCGGTATTCCTATCTATTATTTTAGAAATTTATAATTCTTCCGTTTTACTGGACGGAATTTTAATGAATTAGGTTTCTACTAACGAAAACTACGAAGTCATAGTTTTTCCATCCAAAAGAGCCTTTCTACTTTAAGCTCTACATTTCTAGACATTCTGGTAGTTCGACCGTGGAATTTTTTGGTTTCGGTATCTCTGGAATATGAGTGTGTGACTTGTTAGAATTTGCTCCTATTGATAATACATAGAAAGCACCTGTTATCTCTATCAAGATGATTCTAATTCGTCGGATATTATTTATTCTAGTATCTGGAACACGAAATAGATAGAGTGGATCAAGAAAAAAAAATGAAACTATGATTCATATTAACTATTCAGACCTCGCAACCAGACTGAAAAAAATTCAAGTAGTTCTTAATAAAAATAAAAAAAGAAAATTTCTTCCTTCCAATTTTGTTTGCCCAAAAAACAACTTTTTTTCTCTCGATTTTGTCGAGTCATTACACCGATTCAATAAATGATCATCAAGCGGTTCTTATTCGAAGAACCCTTGCCTTTTGTTTAGCTTGAGACTCAATCATCGTGGCTCTAGTATGAATCTAAGGTTTTAATTGAACTGATTCATAGGATCGCAACAAGATAATTTCTACCAGAAAACTACTCCAATTTTTGCTTTATTTATTTATCTAGTAAAACAAGAGTAAATCTGCATTACGCACAAAAAAAAGAAATCCAAAATAGGGAAGAGAAAAATCAAGAGGCCTCCTAATGATCAACATTTGGGAAAGAAAGATAGACGAGCCAACTTGAGATTTTTGGCATTATCATCACAAAGAAGAAATTCTGATTTTTCTTATTTCATATCTTCAAGGCAAATCGACCCAACCCAGTGCTGATGAAGTTTTGAACCTTTTTTCTAATATCCGTTGAAAATTTGTGTGTTTCTGTTTGAGCCGTACGAGATGAAATTCTCATATACGGTTCTCGGAGGGGGGTTCGGGTTAGTTACCTATCTCAATAAAGTATATGATTGGTTTGAGGAACGTCTTGAGATTCAGGCAATTGCAGATGATATAACTAGTAAATATGTTCCTCCTCATGTCAACATATTTTATTGTTTAGGGGGAATTACACTTACTTGTTTTCTAGTACAAGTTGCTACCGGTTTTGCTATGACTTTTTACTATCGCCCAACCGTTACAGAGGCTTTTTCCTCGGTTCAATACATAATGACCGAGGCCAACTTTGGTTGGTTAATCCGATCAGTTCATCGATGGTCAGCAAGTATGATGGTTCTAATGATGATCCTGCACGTATTTCGTGTGTATCTCACAGGTGGGTTTAAAAAACCCCGCGAATTAACTTGGGTCACTGGTGTGGTTTTAGCTGTATTAACTGCATCGTTTGGTGTAACTGGTTATTCTTTACCTTGGGATCAAATTGGTTATTGGGCAGTCAAAATTGTGACAGGTGTGCCTGACGCGATTCCGGTAATAGGATCACCTTTAGTGGAGTTATTACGTGGAAGTGCTAGTGTGGGTCAATCCACTTTGACTCGTTTTTATAGTTTACATACCTTTGTACTTCCTCTGCTTACTGCCGTATTTATGTTAATGCACTTTCTAATGATACGTAAGCAAGGTATTTCGGGCCCTTTATAAGGAAGGCATCTCATAGAGAGTTCTAATTCTCATATATCATATCGGGTAGGTTGTGGTATTTCATTGCTACAAACATGGGTTATTCTAAAATAAGACATGTCATTTAGATACTTCTCTTCAACTCCGAACTATTGTGATACAAATAATACAAATAGATTGAAGTTAATTTTACGAAAGAAAAGAAGGCGGATTATGGGAGTGTGCGACTTGAATTATTGATTGGCCATGCAGATAGAGAGTTGGATCTGCCACATTAGAATTCACGACCAAAGTGTCTCCATATCCAATCAACACGTAAGTCCCCTGTCTAGTAAGGATAGGCTGGTTCACTTGAGAGAATATTTTCTATGATCATACCTCAACCATGTCATCCATGAAGAGGCTCCGTAAGATCCCATAGAGTAGAAATGAATAAGTCATGTGACATGATCCAATTCTCTATTTATTACACTTACTTTTTATTATAGTATGGAAATGCATTCATTTTCTTTGCATCGATTGCGATCTGCAATACTATCGGAGTAAAAGAAGGGATCTAAGGAAGAACGTAGGCTAAACTTTTTGATTTTTTATTAGTAACAAGTAAATACTTTGTTTGGACGTAAGAAACTTGCAATATTGGGGGGGATAAATACCAACTAATCAAGAGACGCGAGACAATCCACAAAGCAATTGATCATGATCAAATTTGTAAGCCCACTTGGATATTGAGCATTTACCCATAAGAGTAGGATTCTTTTCAATGAATAGTTGTAGGTGCAACTTCGGAAAATAGAATCTGATAAAGCTTTTCTTACTTAGAGCCATTGAGCCATTATATACCTTATTCTATTATGGATCTTTCTACGGTTTTATTTCTTTCATTCTTGCTCGAGCCGGATGATGAAAAATTCTCATGTCCGGTTCCTTTGGGGGCTGGATCTTAAAGAATTCACCTATCCCAATAACAAAGAAACCTGACTTAAACGATCCTGTATTAAGAGCAAAATTAGCTAAAGGGATGGGACATAATTATTACGGGGAACCCGCGTGGCCCAACGATCTTTTATATATTTTTCCAGTAGTAATTCTAGGTACTATTGCATGTAATGTAGGTTTAGCGGTTCTCGAGCCGTCAATGATTGGTGAACCGGCGGATCCGTTTGCAACTCCTCTGGAAATATTACCCGAGTGGTACTTCTTTCCCGTGTTTCAAATACTCCGTACAGTACCTAATAAGTTATTGGGCGTTCTCTTAATGGTTTCTGTGCCGACGGGCTTATTGACAGTACCTTTTCTAGAGAATGTCAATAAATTCCAAAATCCATTTCGTCGCCCAGTAGCTACAACCGTTTTTTTAATCGGTACTGCAGTAGCTCTTTGGTTAGGTATTGGAGCAACATTACCCATTGAAAAATCCTTAACTTTAGGTCTTTTTTAGGGATTTTTCAGTTTGATTCATTCAATCGTGAAGTACCGTGCATAGGTATCTAGGAAATAGTTACTTCCAAGTGAATCTTCCCTAGATACCTATAATCTATTTTATTATGATCCATTTCGCGAAAATATAGATTGTCCCAAAGATGCAAAATTGTTTTATTTTTTCTTTTTATTCTAACTCGAAAAAGAAGAAGAGGAAAAAATTGCAATGGATTTAAAACTAGAACTTATTCTTAGGTAAATCCATTGGGAGATGCTTCTCTAGAGTGTCCCATATCTGTTTTCCATCTTGCATACGAAAACTGTCAATTCTCATCAGATCTTCTTCCGTCTTACTCAAAAGGTCCAATAGTGTATGGATATTGGCCCTTTTGAGACAATTATACGTTCTAGAAGGCAGTTCTAATTGATCAATAAAAATACAATTCAATGGAATTCTTTTTTTGTTTTTCTTTAGATTAGTTAATCTTTTTTGAAAGCTTAAAAGGGGGGAAGTAAACCTGTTTTTATTTTCTTGGAAACGAGTACCCTCTTCCTCCGTGTGAAGAAAAGGAAGAAATAAATCAATCAAATTACGAGAAGCCTCATAAAGCGCTTCCTTAGGGGTTAAACTTCCATTGGTCCATATTTCTAGAAAAAGTATCTCATATTTTGCATTTCCATTCCCACAAGCAAAAATACTATAATTCACATTTCGAACAGGCATGGATACAGCATCTATAGGATAACTTCCATCTTGAGTGTTCTTTCTGACTTCCGTGTGATATCCGCGATCTCTCTTGATCCGTAACTCAATACGGAAATCCGTGGGTTCTGTCAAGTTAGCTATAGGTTGTGCCGTATCAACGATTTCTACGGAAGGCGGTAAGATAATATCTTGGGCAGTTATGTATCTAGGACCTTTGACGCAAATTGATGCGGTTCTAACTCCATAGAGATTACTTCTCAATACAATTTCTTTCAAATTTAGTAAAATTTCTTGTACCGATTCTTCAATACCTGCTATTGTAGAATATTCGTGCGGCACGCTCCCAAATTTTGCATGTGTGATACATGTTCCTTCTGTTTCTCCAAGTAAAGCTCTTCGCAAGGCAATACCAACGGTATCCGCTTGACCTTTTCTAAGCGGGGACAGAATGAAACGACCATAATAAAGACGCTTACTATCTACTCTTGATTCAACACACTTCCACTGTAGTGTTTGAGTGGATCCTGCTACCTCCTCTCGAACCATATAGACTAGTATTATTATTTGATCATTGAATCGTTTATTTCTCTTGAAAGGGGTTTAATTCTTTTACAGACGTCTTTTTTTAGGAGGTCGACACCCATTATGCGGCATAGGTGTTACATCGCGTATACAACTTAATCGTACACCACTTTTAGCAATGGCTCGTAATGCGGCATCTCTTCCACTACCAGCACCCTTTACCATAACTTCTGCTCGTTGCAAACCCACTGTACGAATAGCATCTACAGCTGTTCTTTGACCAGCATAGGGTGATGCTTTTCTTGAGCTTTTGAATCCACAAGTACCCGCGGAGGACCAGAAAACCACCCGACCTTGCGGATCTGTAACAGTTATAATAGTATTGTTGAAACTAGCTTGAACATGAATAACTCCTTTTGTTATTCTACGTGCACTCTTCCGTAAACTAAAACGCGCATTCCTACGCAAACCAATACGTACTTTCCTACGTGAACCAATTTTTGGTATAGC
This window contains:
- the petD gene encoding cytochrome b6/f complex subunit IV; this translates as MGVTKKPDLNDPVLRAKLAKGMGHNYYGEPAWPNDLLYIFPVVILGTIACNVGLAVLEPSMIGEPADPFATPLEILPEWYFFPVFQILRTVPNKLLGVLLMVSVPTGLLTVPFLENVNKFQNPFRRPVATTVFLIGTAVALWLGIGATLPIEKSLTLGLF
- the rpoA gene encoding RNA polymerase alpha subunit, with the protein product MVREEVAGSTQTLQWKCVESRVDSKRLYYGRFILSPLRKGQADTVGIALRRALLGETEGTCITHAKFGSVPHEYSTIAGIEESVQEILLNLKEIVLRSNLYGVRTASICVKGPRYITAQDIILPPSVEIVDTAQPIANLTEPTDFRIELRIKRDRGYHTEVRKNTQDGSYPIDAVSMPVRNVNYSIFACGNGNAKYEILFLEIWTNGSLTPKEALYEASRNLIDLFLPFLHTEEEGTRFQENKNRFTSPLLSFQKRLTNLKKNKKRIPLNCIFIDQLELPSRTYNCLKRANIHTLLDLLSKTEEDLMRIDSFRMQDGKQIWDTLEKHLPMDLPKNKF
- the rps11 gene encoding ribosomal protein S11 produces the protein MTKAIPKIGSRRKVRIGLRRNARFSLRKSARRITKGVIHVQASFNNTIITVTDPQGRVVFWSSAGTCGFKSSRKASPYAGQRTAVDAIRTVGLQRAEVMVKGAGSGRDAALRAIAKSGVRLSCIRDVTPMPHNGCRPPKKRRL